The window gtcccccgaaacacgaccctgccaagctgtactgcttcttgacacactgctcgcttaacccggaagccagccacaccaatgtgtcggaggaaacaccgtacagctggtgaccgaagtcagTTTGCAcgagcccggcccgccacaaggagtcgctagagcgcaatgggataaggaaatcccggccggccaaaccctcccctaacccggacgacgctgggccaattgtgcgccacctcctgggtctcctggtcacggccgactgtgacacagcctgggatcgaacccggggctgtagtgacgccacaagcactgcgatgcagtgccttagactgctgcaccacttgggaggcccccatcgaacacctatgggatgaattggaacgccgactgcgagccaggcctaatcgccttaCATCAGTGccggacctcactaatgctcttgtggctgaaaggaagcaggtccccgcagcaatgttccatcatatagtggaaagccttcctagaagagtggaggctgttatcttcccagaagagtggaggctgttatagcatcaaagggtggaccaactccatattaatgcccatgattttggaattaaatgttcgacgagcatgtgtccacatactattggtcatgtagtgtatctgttgACTGTGGGAACTGTTACCTCACCTGAACTCCAAAAGTCGCCAAAGTGGGGTGCGTACAAGAGACCACatgcatacactcttagaaaaaagggttccaaaggggttcttcggctgtccccataggagaaccctttttggttccaggtggaactttttttttttaggaaCGCAGTTGGCGTCtcaaacagtggaggctgctggccggaacggagtaaatggaatggcatcaacccGCGAGCAACCCGCGAGCAACTGCAGCCcatcatgatgagttcagattttttgtggcccccacccccatcaaagttgcccatccctgatataatTGATATATTTTCTATGATTTGACCACTCATTATGAGAACCTAAGTAGGCTAATGTAAGTCTGTAATAGGCTTGCCTTTAAATGTCCACTTTTATTGAACACAAAAGTCAACAATGAGTTGATAAATGAAACCTGCTGGCTTCCTATCCACTTGGTAGCTGATGACTCATCACCTAAAATGAATACAATTTGCTTCAAATATTCCCATGGCCTCACAGACCAGCTCATGGCTTATATACCGGTAGACATAATCAAAATTTTAAAAAATACTTTAACTTTTGATGGTGGCAGTAGACTTCTTGAATAGTTATTTTGGGGTTGAAAAAGAATACAGTGAAATATCCAAGGAAAGTTTAATTGACAGATGGTTTATTGACTTGTGAATCACCAAAAGACACAGTCCAGCATGAGGTCCCCAGCTACCCAAAATAAAATCAGTGTCTTCAACAGAGGGCATAACAATTATGAATAATTTTGAAAATGGTATGTGTAGTGAGAATATTTGTGCCAGCATGATTCATACCCCTATCCAAAGATTCTATATCCTGTGTAGATTTAATAGTAATGTTTGTTCGTAAGGTGGCCATATGTCCACTCACTGTTTCATAACTACGACAACTTGATTGTTACTGTTTTCACAACTCAGTTTTCACTGATCATAAAAAGTGGGCAACTCGTTGCCCAGGATGCATTTCTCCTCTGCACCCTTTTCATCAATAGTGACAAGGTAGGCCACACCTCCACTGGAACCATCTCGACTCATGGCCAATGAAAgtgctgagagagaggagaggtgaagaaagagagcgagtgagagcaTATTATTGACAAATGACACATCTTAATTGCTTCTAATTCATGCTGTTTAGGTCATACCTGTACATCAACACATTTCTTTTATTTTAAAAGTACACTTTTGGTCACTCACTGTTGACAACAAACTGTTGGCAGTCCTCTTTGCTCATGGCCTTCCGGTACTCTGCATCAACAAACCCATAGACATAGGAGCTTCCGGAGCCGCCTACTGCAAAAGGTTGTCTGGACAACAGGCCATTCAGGGTCACGTACACCTGGGAGGGGTCAGTGAGAGGGGAATACTTGAACACAGCAACCTAGCAAACTCTGAAAAAGTAAAATATTATGCAGACTAGTGAACAACTGTGAGTTTGAGGCAACTGAGTTTGATTCTGTAATTGTACTCATGGAACATTTTGTTGAGCATACACTCAAAACAATTACAAAAATGTTCAATTTGAAATGACCTCTTCTGAGATCCAGGGATCAGTTAAAATGTTCCAAATGCAAGAACATTTACTGAAAGGGACACAAAAATAAATTAATACAGACAGAACTAGTGTTTATAGATGTGGCATTTCTATGTAATGACTGacctgcccccctcctctcttgtcCCACCCGGCAACAATGAGATGTGCTGACAGCTCTTCTTTGTACTTGTATGAGATGTTTTTCACCAGAGAGGCAGCTGAACGAACTTGAGGATCCTCTCCAACCTCAATGCTGAGTTAAAGAGGTCACAAGTCACATAAGCCACAGCTCAATAGCAGAATTATTGAACTGCATCTATATAAGCAAACCCCCATGAGAACATGTGAAAATGCACAGTGTAGGCCTATAAACCTTTTCCATACATTTAACTCAACCAA of the Coregonus clupeaformis isolate EN_2021a unplaced genomic scaffold, ASM2061545v1 scaf1055, whole genome shotgun sequence genome contains:
- the LOC121572803 gene encoding proteasome subunit beta type-9, producing MLEEPSEPGWLSEEVKTGTTIIAIEFDGGVVLGSDSRVSAGETVVNRVMNKLSLLHDKIYCALSGSAADAQTIAEMVNYQLDVHSIEVGEDPQVRSAASLVKNISYKYKEELSAHLIVAGWDKRGGGQVYVTLNGLLSRQPFAVGGSGSSYVYGFVDAEYRKAMSKEDCQQFVVNTLSLAMSRDGSSGGVAYLVTIDEKGAEEKCILGNELPTFYDQ